From a single Notolabrus celidotus isolate fNotCel1 chromosome 7, fNotCel1.pri, whole genome shotgun sequence genomic region:
- the LOC117816167 gene encoding ATP synthase membrane subunit DAPIT, mitochondrial-like produces the protein MPTSPVKTRIPLTSFGHLITEVKKQLFGIEAPTSVELTGFRKYFNSYTLQGRRNYVLVTYGVFAVAAAAYFMHRQNKIEHQTSSSTA, from the exons ATGCCGACGTCTCCTGTTAAAACGCGGATCCCCCTCACGAGCTTTGGTCATCTCATCACAGAGGTTAAG aagcagctgtttggcaTTGAGGCCCCGACTTCTGTGGAGCTGACTGGTTTCAGAAAATACTTTAATAGCTACACGCTGCAGGGCCGCCGAAAT TATGTGCTGGTCACGTATGGAGTCTTTGCTGTGGCTGCAGCTGCCTACTTCATgcacagacaaaacaaaatagagcaTCAGACATCCAGCTCCACAGCCTGA
- the socs1b gene encoding suppressor of cytokine signaling 1b has product MVQQADKKGILFCRMVRDNLDKPVVQSEKQNQAPESQNRQPEEPAGPEQNKSPERDKPESPELQLERKLDLLHWNKFNLEEEPDTWRQPLSGADAVNFPTHLRPFSSAAEYRLVKHTFMQLQHSGYYWGSMTMEEAHSILTKAPLGTFLIRDSGQSDVFFTLSYQSDDGPTSVRVQLNNLHFSLYGSHRTFPSLFALLTYYTGSSCKLTVPYRSQRPERLKQMCRRALARTFAAEKISTLPGVSSQDKDYVLAYPYCI; this is encoded by the exons ATGGTGCAACAAGCAGACAAGAAAGGGATTCTCTTTTGTAGGATGGTCAGAGACAATCTTGATAAACCTGTAGTTCAGAGTGAGAAACAGAACCAAGCCCCTGAGAGCCAAAACCGGCAACCTGAAGAACCTGCAGGACCTGAACAAAATAAGAGTCCAGAAAGGGATAAACCAGAGAGCCCAGAGCTGCAGCTTGAGAGGAAGCTTGATTTACTGCACTGGAACAAATTCAACTTAGAGGAAGAGCCCGACACCTGGCGCCAG CCATTGTCTGGTGCTGATGCTGTGAATTTCCCCACACACCTCCGTCCATTCAGCAGCGCAGCAGAATATAGACTAGTGAAGCACACCTTTATGCAGCTTCAACACAGTGGATACTACTGGGGATCAATGACCATGGAGGAGGCACACAGTATACTCACAAAAGCACCCCTTGGCACCTTTCTCATCAG AGACAGCGGCCAGTCAGATGTTTTCTTCACTCTGAGTTACCAAAGCGATGACGGGCCGACCAGTGTTCGGGTCCAGCTGAACAATCTGCACTTCAGTCTCTATGGCAGCCATAGAACTTTTCCCTCACTCTTTGCTCTGCTCACTTATTACACTGGTTCATCCTGTAAGCTCACGGTACCCTATCGCAGCCAGCGCCCTGAGCGGCTGAAGCAGATGTGCAGGAGAGCTCTTGCCCGCAcatttgcagcagaaaaaatTAGCACCTTACCTGGAGTAAGCAGTCAAGACAAAGACTATGTTCTTGCATACCCTTACTGTATATAG